GATGGTAGATAAACATTAAATTTGATATTTTTAAACTTGTAGGAACTTTCCAGATTATATGATTTATTTGCATTATAACAGGAAATTCACATCAGAATTTTGTCATTGACTATGCAGCATCTCAAGTTAGTTAAAcaacattctctctctccccccccccccccccccccaggcattCCCTCTAATATCTTGAATCTTATTCATAAATTCACATGGACTTAACCATTCAGCGATGCAGAACATACAGCTTAATGGCCACTAGAATACAGTGATGAGGAAATGTGTTGTTTTGTTGAGCCTGATTGTGATCAATTTAGAAGTCTACTCATTTGTGAGAATGATGTGGAAATTCCAACACTAACTATTCATCCATCTGTCCATAACCTTCGCTGCATTTTGTCCAAATGCAATTAAGGCTCAAAATCAATTCTTATTGATGTATTTTAATTGTAAAATAGGAAATGATTTCAGCTTGCCATCTGCTACTTACTTCTAAAAAGCATCATTCCAAAATCTATCTTAATTTTCAAAATTAAAGGTCTCAGCGCAAAGTGTACAAAAAACGAGTCACATCAGCTGAAAGACTACTTATCTGCTTAATCAAATACacaagaaagatagacacaaaaagctggagtaactcagcgggacaggcagcatatctggagagaaagaatggttgacgtttccaaaacgtcacccattccttctctccagagatgctaccggtcccgctgagttgctccagctttttgtgtctatctttggtttaaaccagcatctgcagttccttcctgcacataagaaGGATGTCCACTTAAATTTGTGGATCACCTGCGCCTGATATGCATTGTTGGTGAGGTTAAAGTTACCTTTTATAGAAATGTATGTTTTGTGGTTTAAAAATGAGCGTGAAATTTGTTTAATAATGTAGAGCAAGATGAATGGTAGATTCTTCGATTTTCCTTTTCGCCTAATGGTTAGCTTCACCCAACTGCTATTAGACTTCTGGATTCTGATCCAGCCCTCCAGATTGGATTGAaagctctttctctctctccaataATTGTGCTTGTTCTAATTGAGACTCTAGTATGTATTGATATTAATACAATAAATGTATTAATATCAATACATACTAGAGTCTCAATGTATTGATTGTATTGATCAATCAATGTATTGATTTTATTGTATTGACTATGCAATACTATGCATTGCATATTGTATTGATGTATTGATTTTAATTCAACAATGCCCAGGAGGGAATTTGGAATCTCATTTAAAAGACACGAGGAAAATACCATAGGAAATGGACACATTTTCATAAAtgcaaaagagaaagacaaagttCACTCTTGATATCAGAGGTGAAGAAACTTAATGAACTAAGCATTACTGTGCATCTGACCAGGTAAATATCTAACCTGGGAATGACTGATATTCTGTGCCTTGAATGAGTGAATGTACCAAACTAAAAGAAACTTAATTTCAAACTAAAAGATGATTTATTCACCTTGGAATTAATTTTTATTGTTGCTATATCTGCCTTTGTATCAATATCTTTTATTGTTGCCTCGTAGAGTTTTCCATTGTGTACTTGGACTTTTATCAGTTGTTGACCTGACATAACATTGTTACTGGGTACAACCACATGGGCATTGGTCACAATTAACCCACGTTCTGATATTATAAAACCAGAACCACTCGACAATGGGATGCTTCGTCTCAGCAGTGGATGCCTGTACAGATGAAGAAAATTGAAACAAGGCTATGACAACTTATTTTTACATTCTTTACAGCATACAACGAACATTTTGTTGCCAATACTTAAACTTTACGAAAactgtatccttgccaacatctTCACGTATTAAACAttaggaaaatattttaaaaagcataACAATTTGATAAAAAGTATCACATTTCTACAAATTTTACCATTTCATTAAATTGCAATTGTGCAATGAGTTATTGAATTTTgacaacaaaaaatatatatttggaatTCTGTGTATTTTACCAGGGATTCTCAGGTTCAGTTTATATTCAAGGCTGAAATTGATATATTTTTGGGACTAAGGAGCCAAGGGATATGGTGATTGAGCAAGGAGTATTTTAATATTCTTGTCCTTATAAAGTATTTTTATGACCTGATCTTCTAAACCTTTTCAACCTTAACCCAGTGACTCTGCTTCTAATCCTGTCTCTCTCGCCCATTTCCTAGCCTCTGTCATCTCACCCCAGACTTGCCACCCCAACCCTTGCACAAACTGGACATAGACTGATCTGAATTCTTTCATATGCCTGGCCGTGGTGACGAATGCAAAGGCTTTTCCCTGAACAAGATCTGTTCACTGAAATATATGACTCCATTTCACATTGATAGATCTTGGAACAAAACTCTAAAATGGACCACCATGAAATTACTCTCTAATGTGCCTGAACAGGTATGTTTCAATTTTAACATAGTTGATGACTTTAATAATTAAATGACTAAAGCTCACTATTTAGAAGATTTTGCGACACGTGGAATAAATGCTAGCAGGGCTTGGAGGGGCATGTGAATTCAAGTCCACATCATGCATCAACCAACGTGTTGTTAGAACTCAATTGCCTAATTGGGCTTTTGAATAGTCCTCTATGCTAAACATTTATCCAGGAACTATCTTTGCAGGGCACCTAGAAATGGAAACAAAGCACAAGCCTTCCAAGCTAGTCTGGTGTCGCAAGGAAGAAAGATACAAGTGTACTGTACCTAACATATGTCATTTTCAAAGCACTTATTTTCAGACTTACCTTAAAACTAGTTCAATGTGAACAACTGCAGGTGCAATCTTTTCCACCACATCCGCAATAAAATTGAATTTATATCTTAGACTGTTTGGATGTGAATGATCTATACTACGCAGAAGAAATGTTGGATATTATTTATGAAATTCATAGTGCTCCTGTCTTATAAAATCAGCGATATCCATTTAAGTGATAAAGTACTGTTTGTACATTGAAAATACAATTCTAGCCCAGTTAAAGCAGTTCGACTAACAACAATTTTTAAATGCCGAATAAATTTTATTCTTCAGAATTTGTGAGAAGAAAACGaactaaaaatatatacaaaatgtAAAAGATACAATAGATTTTGTCAATCTTCACATGATGGAAAATCATAATATGGACAATATTCAAAGAAAGTACTGCACTGTACatgcatgtaggaaaataactgtagatgctggtacaaatcgaaggtatcacaaaatgctggagtaactcagcaggtgaggcagcatctaggagagaagaaattcctactctcctagatgctgcctgacctgctgagttactcgagcaattTGTGGTACCTTTGACACTGTACATGCAGATGTGTACCATGTAATCCATCAATGAAAATAATTTGCCAAAAGAACAAATTAAACGAACTAAAAAATTACACAACTAAAGGATGCGAGTACATTGGTAATTCTTAAGAACGTTGAGAAATTAAAATCTTATTCAACAGTGGGTATCcgaaatttatatattttttctgagAAGCCATGTCAATGAACTGTTTACTAAGTATCTGATTCACAAATTGATCTGGAGAATAAAAGGACATCTAATCgtacaaaaaaaaaatttgaacaaTAAACTTTCCAGTACAGTTAGTTCTAGGAAAATATCATTCATGTAATATGTGGGCAAAGTTATGTATTGTTGGAAATATTGGATTTATGTCCTTGAGTTTCGCCCAGTTACTTTGAGTGGTTGAGTGAACATTCTAAGGAATATTATCTTTTAAGGTTTTTTTTGCCAAACTTACTTTGCTTAAAATATTAGCATAAAGTGTTCTGGATCACATGGGATAGTGAGATTTGTAGGTTTGCACAAGGTCAAAGTTATATaacgtgtaaaaaggaactgcagatgctggtttaaactgaagatagatgcagaaagctggagtaactcagcgggacaggcagcatctctggagagaaggaatgggtgacgtttcgggtcggtatcCTTCATGCTAATTATTTTCCCACTTTCGCATATACTCCctacacttctgaagaagggtttcgacccattctttctctccagagatgctgcctgtcccactgagttactccagctttttgtgtctatcttcttttataTAACGTGTATTGTAGTTCAGGTTTGTATCTGGTTTGGCTCTGGTTACTCTCCAGTGCAGGTGGATATGAGACTAAATGTAAGGGTACAGTGAGCATTTTGGAGATCTAAAAAGGAATTGGATAATTTGAATTCTAATTTATCAAAGCCAAATAACACTAGCCAAATCACTAATCTGACCAAATAGGATCATATGCGAACATGTTTAAATGGTCACATATGTAAGAaagaaaacacaaagcgctggagtaactcagcgggtcagggagcatctttggaggacatggatagatgatatatTGGGTAGTGACAATGAAGGGTCCTGGCCAAAATTGTCACCTTACCATGTCTTCCAGAGCTGCTCCCTGacgcgctgttactccagcactttgttctttctgtaaaccagcatctgcagttcctcaagtCTCCATTTATGCAATaatatgtacagtgccctccataatgtttgggacaaagacccatcatttatttatttgggaactatgtataaacactgctgtaatttctacatggcgaacccaaatgtataaaatggcctttattgaaatctgacaatgtgcactttaaccacatgtgattttttctattacaaatctcaaattgtggagtacagtagcaaataaataaatgatgggtctttgtcccaaacattatggagggcactgtatttaatACATATCAACACAAGCTGGTAGTAAATCTCATGCGCAATAACGAACAATAATATTCAATGTAAATTGATGCGTTAAAATATATCCAAAAAACTGATACTCAAGAAGTTATTTTCAAATTAAACAATAGAGTAAATATTTGCGGGCAATTCTTTTACTTTTACAATACTCTTTATTTATATAGTGGTAgctttattttagttttgagatacagcccttcagcccacggagtaCATGCCAACCATTCACGCTCGTTCTTTTCCCACTTTCACATACACTTCCTACACTATAGggctaatttacagaggccaatcaacctataaacccgcacgtctttaggatggggagcatccggagaaaccccacagtcGGATAGAGAacatgcacatggataggacaggtttggagagttatggaccaagcgcaggcaagtgggactagggtagctgggacattgatggccggagtgggcgagttgggccgaagggcctgtttccacactgtatcactctatgactctatgcaaactccacactagcagcatccaaggtcaggttcaaacctggatctctgttgCTGTgcagcaacagctctaccagcttcaccactgtgccgcccttcgcaTGTTTTAGAACTTGTTGGAAGAGACCGCAAGTGTTTTGAAAAAGTATATTATGCCTATGTTTTATTCCAACTGTGGCATGAGTTTCCAATTTGATGTGCAAGTACCTTAAGATTGAAAGATGTAGTGGTGCAATACATTATTGTAACGTCGATATATTGTATCTGTTAATACTTAAAAATTGCTAAGAGTGGGTGCATAAcaatatgtttaggaaggaactgcagatgatggtttaaaaccgtagacacaaaaaactggagtaactgcgggtcaggcagtatctctggagagaaggaatgggtcgtttcgggtctgaagaagggtctcgacccgaaacgtcacccattccttctcaatacaatacaatatatcttatagacaataggtgcaggagtaggcctttcggcccttcgagccagcaccgccattcaatgtgatcatggctaatcattctcaatcattaccccgttcctactttctccccataccccctgactctgctatccttaagagctctatctagttctctcttgaatgtattcagagaattggcctccactgccctctgaggcagagaattccacagattcacaactctctgactgaaaaagtttttcctcatctctgttccaaatggcctaccccttattcttaaactgtggccccctggttctggactcccccaacattgggaacatgtttcctgcctccaacgtgtccaaccccttaataatcttatacgcttcgataagatcccctctcatccttctaaattctttattgtcattgtacagggggtacaacgagattgggaatgctctccatagatgctgcctgtcccgctgagttaatcactCCATGACAAAGCGTTAACGGCGGCGGAATATGAAAGCTCACCTGGGTCACATGCACCTTTGTGAACTTGCACCACCGCTTGCAGCCTCAGGTGCAGGGCTCTCCGGCTGGCTGACTTGAGCTTGCACACGTTGTCGTAGGTTATGCCGTCGCCGCCGCACACTTTGTAGCTGAGCTTGCAGCGGCACACGCCGGGACCCTTGTCCGCACGCTTGCCGGAGAGGGGCTTGCATTGCATCCCATCGCCGCAAGCCACATCTCGGGCTCTCCCGCAGGCTTGGCCCTCGGCGGCGGCGCACACCAGGCAGCAGTGGCAGGCGTCGTGCACATAGCCGTGCAGGCAGCTGGGGCTGGGGCACACGGACACGTCGCAGCGCTGCCGACACACGGCCTGGCCCTGGGCTGAGCCCCGGGGGAGTGCGGACAGGAGCAACGAAGCCCCCACCACCAGAGACCAAAGACAGCTGCTCATCCCTGCAGCAGAACCCGCCACTGCATTCATAGGGAACAGACACCGTCTGGGAAAGctgaaacaacaacaaaaaacacacacacacacacaaggttcAAGAGAGCAAACTAGAaagatgctttaaaaaaaaacattgcaacTTGCAAGATAAACCGACTACTTACAAAATAcagtaatctttttttttaaaaaagaatgtaAATTGGTTGTTGCGAAGTGGAAGgcgaatgcaaaaaaaaaaaaaaaaatcttgtttaaAACCTGAGCTTTTTATAAGTATTTAAAGTTTGCACCAGTGACCAAAGGGCATCAAACCTCTGATCACAGAAAAATCGCAACGAGGACAAAGACTTGAATCAATCGATACTTTTCTAATTGTAAAATGAAAAAAAGAAGCTATCAGAGGATGGAATCAGTCtccgtgctgctgctgctgctgctgaaaaTGATGTGTAAGCCTTGAAAGCAAACGGTGAAAAAGAAGCCTTGATGAGCTTTCCGGCTGACTCACCAAGCTTTAGCCAATGTTTATGAAATTGGAACGTGGTTCCAGATGCCTACAGCTGGGCTGACCCAACCCATCATGACACATACCAAATATAGCATTCCGTCTGTAATCTTTGAACTTGTTTATGTTCTTTAATTTTCCTCATTACTATCCAGTGATGTACTGTATGGGAGATTATCTGTACGCCAGAAAAGTATCACTATTACGCGGCTATCAGCATCTAAGAACTGACCTATTTATTTGTAGAAGATTTAAATATATACAATGCTACGATAATAAGACAAAATAAGCAATGTAAGTGGTTACCTACAGGTTATATTTTAATATACAAAGTGGTTAATTTAGCCATTTAGAATTTGCATTTCAAAGTTAGCTCACATTGAACTGAAATCAATTATTCAATTAAATATTAGTTATTCATATTAAGCAGTGACTGCAGTAATATATCATTTAActgtacaggaaagaactgcagatgctggtttacaccatagatagacccaaaatgctggaggaactcagcgggacaggcagcatctctggagagaaggaatgggttctctccagagatgctgcctgtcccgctgagttcctccagcattttgggtctatctcaatgtgggctccacctctccttgatcatcgttagctTTTTGCatgtatttcattcatttgttctatatctccatatcaccgtttatatttctcgtttccctgactctcagtctgaaaaagggtctcaacccgaaacgttgcccattcctttaaTTTAACTCTCCTGACTTTAGAGTAAATTAATAAACAAATTAACTGTAGATATCCCAATATAGTATATAAACATCAAAAGTTCTGATTTATCATGTAATAATATTTGCATTTTGAATTTTTAAATATTCCGAGGCTCTTCAgaggagagaagaaaaataattgTATCAACAAGTAATGGGAGCGATTACCAAAATATTGGTCAGAAGTTAACTTGAATATGCATCTGAATGGAGGAGAGCTAGATAAAGTAATAAGGTTGGAGATAGATTTTCTAAAAATCAGGATGATAAATCTATCAAATAAGGGGGCTAAAAGAAACTAGGATTGGGAGAGTGCAAATATCTTGGGTTTGTGCAGCTGAGTGAGATTACAGAAATAGAAAAGGGCAAGGTTAAAAAATAAGAATTCAAAAATTAATCTGTTGCTATCTGTGAATTGCCAatgttggtcagcatgcaacaggtGAAAGAGTCTTCACTTAATAAATGATATTAGGTGCAGAATCTCAAATTTACGGGATGTCAGCTAGGTGAATAATGAGCATCCAAGACAGCAGCAAATAACAACAACGTGCATTTATTTGCACCAGGAAAAAGTGACACAGCTGTGCTGCAGTGTTGACGAGAAGTAAGAAAGCCATGAATGAGGATTTCACCAGCAAATGAGTTTAAGCAGAGGTGAAATAGAACAATGTTatatagagatgaggaaaagggcTGGttcctggggggggggagtgattgAAGAAAGTTCAGAAGCCGGAAAATAAGTTTCTCTCCAGCCATAACAAGATGGAAACTGCTTCTGAACTCAGACTTGCAAGGGACAGGGTTCTAGATGCTGACAGTCTGAAAGAAGTCCCAAATGCAGAAATAGTATATTAAGATACCATTACCACATGTATGATCCTGCAGTTTAACTCATGTTGACACATTTTACATAACCTCCTGGAAATAATTAAAGCTGTTTTTTTGTTTCCGTGtgctgaataaaataactgcagctgcataACATTAAATCTAAGGCTTTGATACTGAAAATACTGTTCAGGATCAGAACCAGAATCATCCCTTTGGAAATGGTTTTACTGTGCAGGAGcatagaaaatttaaaaaaacaatgaactCCCATCACTGTGAACTCCAGGAAAATGAGAGAAAAAGACTTAACATTTACAAAGCATTTTTCACAACTCAGATGCCCCCAATGTGCTTTGGTGCTAATATAAGAAAACAACAGCCATTTTCCACCTGGCGAACTCTCACAAACAGTAAAATAATAAGAAACTACTAGGTGACACAGTGTCACAGCTAATAGGCccaatgcctcacagc
This region of Rhinoraja longicauda isolate Sanriku21f chromosome 1, sRhiLon1.1, whole genome shotgun sequence genomic DNA includes:
- the htra3b gene encoding serine protease HTRA3 isoform X2, with amino-acid sequence MNAVAGSAAGMSSCLWSLVVGASLLLSALPRGSAQGQAVCRQRCDVSVCPSPSCLHGYVHDACHCCLVCAAAEGQACGRARDVACGDGMQCKPLSGKRADKGPGVCRCKLSYKVCGGDGITYDNVCKLKSASRRALHLRLQAVVQVHKGACDPDHSHPNSLRYKFNFIADVVEKIAPAVVHIELVLRHPLLRRSIPLSSGSGFIISERGLIVTNAHVVVPSNNVMSGQQLIKVQVHNGKLYEATIKDIDTKADIATIKINSKRKLPVLPLGRSVELRPGEFVVAIGSPFALQNTVTTGIVSSAQRDGKELGLKDSDMDFIQTDAIINYGNSGGPLVNLDGEVIGINTLKVTAGISFAIPSDRITMFLTDFLHKRTKGVKKRFIGVRMLTLTPALRKELKKKNSDFPDISTGIYVHEVILNSPAYRSGIQDGDVIVKVNGIPLKTTNDLQEAVKNKFPLLLEVRRGNEDILFNIEPDLID
- the htra3b gene encoding serine protease HTRA3 isoform X1 — its product is MNAVAGSAAGMSSCLWSLVVGASLLLSALPRGSAQGQAVCRQRCDVSVCPSPSCLHGYVHDACHCCLVCAAAEGQACGRARDVACGDGMQCKPLSGKRADKGPGVCRCKLSYKVCGGDGITYDNVCKLKSASRRALHLRLQAVVQVHKGACDPDHSHPNSLRYKFNFIADVVEKIAPAVVHIELVLRHPLLRRSIPLSSGSGFIISERGLIVTNAHVVVPSNNVMSGQQLIKVQVHNGKLYEATIKDIDTKADIATIKINSKRKLPVLPLGRSVELRPGEFVVAIGSPFALQNTVTTGIVSSAQRDGKELGLKDSDMDFIQTDAIINYGNSGGPLVNLDGEVIGINTLKVTAGISFAIPSDRITMFLTDFLHKRTKVTGVKKRFIGVRMLTLTPALRKELKKKNSDFPDISTGIYVHEVILNSPAYRSGIQDGDVIVKVNGIPLKTTNDLQEAVKNKFPLLLEVRRGNEDILFNIEPDLID